Proteins from a genomic interval of Streptococcus oralis:
- the fabZ gene encoding 3-hydroxyacyl-ACP dehydratase FabZ produces MIDIQGIKEALPHRYPMLLVDRVLEVSEDTIVAIKNVTINEPFFNGHFPQYPVMPGVLIMEALAQTAGVLELSKPENKGKLVFYAGMDKVKFKKQVVPGDQLVMTATFVKRRGTIAVVEAKAEVDGKLAASGTLTFAIGN; encoded by the coding sequence ATGATCGATATTCAAGGAATCAAAGAAGCTTTACCCCATCGTTACCCTATGCTCCTAGTGGATCGTGTCTTGGAAGTGAGCGAGGATACCATTGTTGCCATTAAAAATGTGACCATCAACGAACCTTTCTTCAATGGTCATTTTCCTCAATACCCAGTTATGCCAGGTGTTCTTATCATGGAAGCCTTGGCTCAGACTGCTGGTGTCTTGGAATTGTCCAAACCTGAAAATAAAGGGAAACTGGTCTTCTACGCTGGAATGGACAAGGTTAAGTTCAAGAAGCAAGTTGTACCAGGTGACCAATTAGTCATGACGGCTACTTTTGTTAAACGTCGTGGTACAATTGCTGTGGTTGAAGCAAAGGCTGAAGTAGATGGTAAGCTTGCAGCGAGTGGTACTCTTACCTTTGCAATTGGAAACTAA
- the accB gene encoding acetyl-CoA carboxylase biotin carboxyl carrier protein, with amino-acid sequence MNLNEIKDLMAQFDQSSLREFSYKNGTDELQFSKNEARMASGAPTQVAPVSTAVAASPVVSAPSTPVESEVDEAPTPAETTVAPEGDVVESPLVGVAYLAAGPDKPAFVTVGDSVKKGQTLVIIEAMKVMNEIPAPKDGVVTEILVSNEEMVEFGKGLVRIK; translated from the coding sequence ATGAATTTAAATGAAATCAAGGACTTGATGGCTCAATTTGACCAATCAAGTTTGAGAGAATTTTCTTATAAAAATGGAACGGACGAATTGCAGTTCAGTAAGAATGAAGCAAGAATGGCTTCTGGAGCACCAACTCAAGTTGCTCCAGTGTCAACTGCAGTAGCTGCAAGTCCAGTAGTTTCTGCCCCTTCAACTCCAGTAGAGAGTGAAGTGGACGAAGCTCCGACACCTGCTGAAACGACTGTTGCTCCAGAGGGTGATGTCGTTGAGAGTCCACTTGTAGGGGTGGCTTACTTGGCTGCTGGACCAGATAAACCTGCCTTTGTCACAGTTGGAGACAGTGTTAAAAAAGGTCAGACTTTGGTGATCATTGAAGCTATGAAAGTCATGAATGAAATCCCTGCACCTAAGGATGGTGTGGTGACAGAAATTCTCGTTTCAAATGAAGAAATGGTTGAGTTCGGTAAAGGATTGGTACGTATCAAATGA
- the fabF gene encoding beta-ketoacyl-ACP synthase II: protein MKLNRVVVTGYGLTSPIGNTPEEFWNSLQTGKIGIGKITKFDHSEFAVHNAAEVQDFPFDKYFVKKDTNRFDNYSLYALYAAQEAVTNANLDVEAIDKDRFGVIVASGIGGIKEIEDQVIRLHEKGPKRVKPLTLPKALPNMASGNVAMRFGANGVCKSINTACASSNDAIGDAFRSIKFGFQEVMLVGGSESSITPFAIAGFQALTALSTTEDPTRASIPFDKDRNGFVMGEGSGMLVLESLEHAEKRGATILAEVVGYGNTCDAYHMTSPHPEGQGAIKAIKLALEEAEISPEQVAYVNAHGTSTPANEKGESGAIVAVLGKGVPVSSTKSFTGHLLGAAGAVEAIATIEAMRHNYVPMTAGTSELSDYIEANVVYGQGLEQEIPYAISNTFGFGGHNAVLAFKRWENK, encoded by the coding sequence ATGAAACTAAATCGAGTTGTAGTAACAGGTTACGGATTGACCTCTCCTATCGGAAATACTCCAGAAGAATTTTGGAACAGTTTGCAAACTGGGAAAATTGGAATTGGAAAAATCACTAAGTTTGACCACAGCGAATTTGCTGTGCACAATGCGGCAGAAGTTCAAGATTTCCCATTTGATAAATACTTTGTCAAAAAAGATACCAACCGTTTTGATAACTATTCTTTGTATGCCTTATATGCAGCTCAAGAAGCGGTGACAAATGCTAATCTTGATGTAGAAGCAATTGATAAAGATCGTTTTGGTGTCATCGTTGCCTCAGGTATTGGGGGAATTAAAGAAATCGAAGACCAAGTTATCCGTCTTCATGAAAAAGGCCCAAAACGTGTTAAGCCATTGACACTTCCAAAAGCCTTGCCAAATATGGCTTCAGGAAATGTTGCCATGCGCTTTGGAGCAAACGGTGTCTGTAAATCAATCAATACAGCCTGTGCCTCATCAAATGATGCTATTGGCGATGCCTTCCGTTCCATAAAGTTTGGTTTCCAAGAAGTCATGTTAGTAGGTGGATCAGAATCATCTATCACTCCTTTTGCCATCGCTGGTTTCCAAGCATTGACTGCCCTATCAACTACAGAAGATCCAACTCGTGCTTCTATTCCGTTTGATAAAGACCGTAATGGTTTTGTGATGGGAGAAGGTTCTGGAATGCTGGTTCTTGAGAGTCTTGAACATGCTGAAAAACGTGGAGCAACTATCTTGGCTGAAGTAGTTGGTTATGGAAATACCTGTGATGCTTATCATATGACTTCACCTCATCCAGAAGGTCAAGGTGCAATCAAGGCAATTAAATTAGCTTTGGAAGAGGCAGAGATTTCTCCAGAGCAAGTGGCTTACGTCAATGCCCACGGAACTTCAACTCCTGCTAATGAAAAAGGAGAAAGTGGTGCGATCGTCGCTGTTCTTGGTAAAGGAGTACCTGTATCTTCAACCAAGTCCTTTACAGGACACTTGCTTGGTGCTGCAGGAGCAGTAGAAGCCATCGCTACCATCGAAGCCATGCGTCATAACTATGTACCAATGACAGCTGGAACAAGTGAGTTGTCGGATTATATCGAAGCGAATGTCGTTTATGGACAAGGCTTGGAGCAAGAAATCCCTTATGCTATTTCAAACACTTTTGGTTTTGGTGGACACAATGCGGTTCTTGCTTTCAAACGTTGGGAGAATAAATAA